A single genomic interval of Alcaligenes sp. SDU_A2 harbors:
- the tssF gene encoding type VI secretion system baseplate subunit TssF codes for MNPELLQYYNRELAYLRELGAEFAQAYPKVAARLGLQDTAVADPYVERLLEGFSFLTARIQMKMDAEFPRLSHQLLDAIQPSWLMPTPSMGLVQFHPSMSEGSLAKGFTLERHTALRSRIPAGEQTACEFSTCHAVTLWPMQLSDARLTDVPGNVPLAALGSRQALSARSTLTLDFQVQGGLTLEELAVDELSLHLGGPESDSSVLLDALLRQTLGVFVQMGQEPAQLLGTAQCLTHDGLQDEQSILPVAAQEFSGHRLLREYFSLPGRFSFVRLRGVQAAIARSRALGGKSRRWSVHIVFGQAWPDLAARVGPGHVRLYCTPAVNLFRRRSERMALRAQATDHHVVMDRTRPMDFEVCLLEQVRGHGHQGVDDVVFRPLYATTAQDAGNFGRYYTVRRESRVASDSQKRWGGRSSYAGSELYLSLVDQRERPDWFGMQQISVTAWCSNRDLPLLLPRSSQSDFSLRVSAPVAAVTLLDAPTRPRSMSAGGRQAWELISQLSLAQLGVAQTDPLEAAGRWRALLAAHVDPADAGALRQIAAIVSVQARPVQRAMPGPGPLVMGRGVHFEVTLDQSGFPGGRSFALAAVLSRYLTRHVSMNSFVSTQFRSQAGVDLGAWAPSAGTRPVV; via the coding sequence ATGAATCCCGAGTTGCTGCAGTATTACAACCGCGAACTGGCTTACCTGCGCGAGCTGGGTGCCGAGTTTGCGCAGGCCTACCCTAAAGTGGCCGCCCGTCTGGGCTTGCAGGATACGGCGGTGGCCGATCCTTATGTGGAGCGATTGTTGGAAGGCTTTAGCTTTCTGACCGCACGCATCCAGATGAAGATGGACGCGGAGTTTCCCCGGCTAAGTCACCAGTTGCTTGATGCCATCCAGCCCTCTTGGCTGATGCCCACGCCCAGCATGGGCCTGGTGCAGTTTCATCCCAGCATGAGCGAGGGGTCGCTGGCCAAGGGTTTTACCCTGGAGCGTCATACGGCGCTGCGCTCGCGTATTCCGGCAGGTGAACAGACGGCCTGTGAGTTTTCCACCTGCCATGCCGTGACGCTGTGGCCCATGCAATTGTCCGATGCGCGCTTGACTGATGTGCCGGGCAACGTGCCGTTGGCGGCCTTGGGCAGCCGGCAGGCATTGTCGGCCCGCTCGACCCTGACGCTGGACTTTCAGGTGCAGGGTGGCTTGACCCTGGAGGAGCTGGCGGTCGATGAGCTGAGTCTGCATCTGGGCGGCCCCGAGTCCGACAGCAGCGTCTTGCTGGACGCCTTGTTGCGGCAGACCCTGGGTGTGTTTGTGCAGATGGGCCAGGAGCCGGCGCAGTTGCTTGGTACGGCCCAATGCCTGACGCATGACGGGCTGCAGGACGAGCAGTCGATCTTGCCGGTGGCGGCTCAGGAGTTTTCGGGACATCGTTTGTTGCGGGAGTATTTTTCCTTGCCGGGCCGTTTTTCTTTTGTGCGACTGCGCGGCGTGCAGGCGGCGATTGCCCGCAGCCGTGCGCTGGGCGGCAAGAGCCGGCGCTGGTCTGTGCATATTGTGTTCGGGCAGGCCTGGCCCGATCTGGCGGCGCGGGTCGGGCCGGGCCATGTGCGTCTGTACTGCACCCCGGCCGTCAATCTGTTTCGTCGGCGCAGCGAACGCATGGCGTTGCGCGCGCAGGCTACCGACCATCATGTGGTTATGGACCGTACCCGGCCTATGGACTTCGAGGTGTGTTTGCTGGAGCAAGTGCGCGGACATGGTCACCAGGGGGTGGATGATGTCGTGTTCCGGCCCTTGTATGCGACCACGGCGCAGGATGCCGGCAATTTTGGGCGCTATTACACGGTGCGTCGCGAGTCGCGCGTGGCGTCGGACAGTCAGAAGCGATGGGGCGGGCGCAGTAGCTATGCGGGCAGCGAGTTGTATCTGTCTCTGGTCGATCAGCGTGAACGACCTGATTGGTTTGGCATGCAACAGATCAGCGTGACGGCTTGGTGCAGCAACCGCGACCTGCCCTTGCTGTTGCCCCGTTCGTCTCAATCGGACTTCAGCCTGCGCGTGTCTGCGCCAGTCGCGGCGGTGACCTTGCTGGATGCGCCGACCCGTCCGCGTTCCATGTCGGCGGGCGGGCGGCAGGCCTGGGAATTGATTTCCCAACTGAGCCTGGCCCAGCTTGGCGTGGCGCAGACCGATCCGCTGGAAGCCGCAGGGCGTTGGCGCGCTTTGCTGGCCGCGCATGTAGACCCGGCCGATGCCGGAGCGTTGCGCCAGATTGCGGCCATTGTCTCCGTTCAGGCCCGTCCGGTGCAACGGGCCATGCCGGGGCCAGGGCCGTTGGTGATGGGCAGGGGCGTGCACTTCGAGGTCACCCTGGATCAAAGCGGTTTTCCGGGTGGGCGCTCGTTCGCGCTGGCTGCCGTGCTGAGCCGTTATCTGACCCGTCATGTCAGCATGAATAGTTTTGTGTCTACGCAGTTCCGCTCGCAGGCGGGCGTGGATCTGGGGGCCTGGGCCCCCAGTGCCGGTACCCGGCCTGTCGTATGA
- the tssE gene encoding type VI secretion system baseplate subunit TssE produces the protein MNRFRPSGGRNAAPARGQADRLQPCLLDRLTDERPGHVSEPPQPMSQRQMRQAVLRDLGYLLNTPNQGSTVLMQALTHVRRSCLNYGLSPLAGKTMSEVQWLDVEQALRTAILHFEPRILPDTLHVHCLDQGEQRDLHNVLSLRIQGHIWCEPYPQEFLLRTRIDLESGHLDLEESYASA, from the coding sequence ATGAATCGTTTCCGTCCTTCCGGCGGCCGCAACGCCGCGCCTGCGCGCGGCCAGGCGGACCGCCTGCAACCCTGCCTGCTGGACAGGTTGACCGACGAGCGGCCCGGCCATGTGTCGGAGCCGCCGCAACCGATGAGCCAGCGGCAGATGCGTCAGGCGGTCCTGCGCGATCTGGGGTATTTGCTTAATACGCCTAATCAGGGCAGCACGGTGCTGATGCAAGCGCTGACCCATGTGCGCCGGTCGTGTCTGAATTATGGCTTGAGCCCATTGGCCGGCAAGACCATGAGCGAGGTGCAATGGCTGGATGTGGAGCAGGCCTTGCGCACGGCCATCTTGCATTTTGAGCCGCGTATCTTGCCCGATACCTTGCACGTGCATTGTCTGGATCAGGGCGAACAGCGCGATTTGCACAATGTGCTTAGCTTGCGCATTCAGGGCCATATCTGGTGCGAACCGTACCCGCAGGAGTTTTTGCTGCGCACGCGCATCGATCTGGAAAGTGGTCACCTAGACCTGGAAGAGAGTTACGCATCGGCATGA
- a CDS encoding DotU family type VI secretion system protein, translating into MNQTMSWSGEPSRKERADAPRFQPQGSNPLLQAANPLLVMVSDIRRSARHADPAGLRAKLVAEIRQFELRAQAVPVANETILAARYCLCTTLDEAAALTPWGQAGVWSSHTLLVTFHNETWGGEKFFQLLDKLMQNPASHLPLLELMYFCLALGFQGRYRVHEHGAGQLETVRQRLYMTLRQHGPAVPAALSPQWRDNPAQKAGRPLPVPVWVAACLALFVCLLMYLGISLVLNRQSDRVFDDVVALRLPALQTQGTALEPSVAPPAPLALAELLAPEVAEGLLAVRDEADRSIITLHGDGLFDSGADQVSAPLLPVIARIADAVEAASGLVLVDGYTDNVPIRSVRFPSNYHLSQARADSVKQVLQRRLSQPERVRAQGRADAAPVADNGTAQGRAQNRRVEITIVPLGKEAGR; encoded by the coding sequence ATGAATCAGACAATGTCCTGGTCGGGCGAACCGAGCAGAAAAGAACGTGCCGATGCGCCGCGTTTCCAGCCCCAAGGCTCCAACCCCTTGCTGCAGGCGGCCAACCCGTTGCTGGTCATGGTGTCCGACATACGGCGCAGCGCACGCCATGCCGATCCGGCCGGTCTGCGCGCCAAGCTGGTGGCCGAGATCCGTCAGTTCGAGCTGCGCGCCCAGGCGGTGCCGGTGGCTAACGAAACCATACTGGCGGCCCGTTACTGCCTGTGCACCACGCTGGATGAGGCGGCGGCCTTGACACCCTGGGGGCAGGCAGGCGTGTGGTCGTCGCATACATTGCTGGTGACTTTTCATAACGAGACATGGGGGGGCGAGAAGTTCTTTCAGTTATTGGACAAACTGATGCAGAACCCGGCTTCACACCTGCCTTTGCTGGAGCTGATGTATTTTTGTCTGGCCCTGGGTTTTCAAGGGCGTTATCGGGTACATGAGCATGGGGCGGGCCAATTGGAAACAGTACGCCAGCGCTTGTACATGACGTTGCGCCAGCATGGGCCGGCCGTGCCGGCCGCCCTGTCGCCCCAATGGCGCGACAACCCGGCCCAGAAGGCGGGCCGCCCTTTGCCGGTGCCGGTCTGGGTGGCGGCGTGCCTGGCTTTGTTCGTGTGTTTGTTGATGTATCTGGGCATCAGCCTGGTGCTGAACCGGCAGTCTGATCGGGTGTTTGACGATGTGGTGGCGCTGCGCTTGCCGGCTTTGCAAACCCAGGGCACGGCGCTCGAACCCAGTGTCGCGCCGCCTGCGCCGCTGGCCTTGGCCGAACTGCTGGCTCCCGAGGTAGCGGAAGGCTTGTTGGCGGTGCGGGACGAGGCGGACCGCAGCATTATTACGTTGCATGGGGACGGCTTGTTCGATTCGGGGGCCGATCAGGTCAGCGCACCCTTGCTGCCAGTGATTGCCCGTATTGCCGATGCGGTGGAGGCTGCATCGGGCTTGGTGCTGGTCGATGGCTATACCGACAATGTGCCCATACGCAGCGTGCGTTTTCCGTCTAATTATCATCTGTCGCAGGCGCGTGCCGATTCGGTCAAGCAGGTATTGCAGCGACGTTTGAGTCAGCCCGAGCGCGTGCGCGCACAAGGTCGGGCCGATGCCGCGCCGGTGGCCGACAATGGCACGGCGCAGGGACGCGCGCAGAATCGACGTGTGGAGATCACCATCGTGCCTTTGGGCAAGGAGGCCGGACGATGA
- a CDS encoding FHA domain-containing protein, which translates to MNTPQAPDWHLHADAGTAIAIRAPGLVCGSWPLADLPLPAGEQSAPLQAYLRRQDDGLTIERACASGHVQVNGTELPLRQIQTLHTGDRLALGHTHYVVAIGPAAEPAQDKATPDIAADPFADLHVPGLVPVGGAVSAPADHHPFDRPSTASTPVLPSASTPWQAELGQTPEWTSTLPCSDTEYDPLADPRLR; encoded by the coding sequence ATGAACACCCCGCAAGCACCCGACTGGCACCTGCACGCCGATGCGGGAACAGCCATTGCCATCCGTGCGCCCGGCCTGGTCTGCGGGTCCTGGCCGCTAGCCGATCTACCACTGCCCGCAGGTGAGCAAAGCGCACCGTTGCAGGCTTACCTGCGCCGTCAGGATGACGGCTTGACGATCGAGCGCGCGTGCGCCTCGGGCCATGTCCAGGTCAACGGCACCGAACTGCCGCTGCGTCAAATCCAAACCCTGCACACAGGGGACCGGCTGGCGCTGGGCCATACCCACTACGTCGTCGCCATCGGCCCAGCCGCTGAGCCTGCACAAGACAAAGCAACGCCCGACATCGCAGCCGATCCGTTTGCCGACCTGCATGTCCCCGGCCTGGTGCCTGTGGGAGGGGCCGTATCCGCCCCGGCCGACCACCACCCTTTTGACCGTCCGTCCACCGCCTCCACACCAGTACTGCCAAGCGCCAGCACGCCGTGGCAGGCCGAACTCGGTCAGACACCGGAATGGACCAGCACCCTGCCCTGCAGCGACACGGAATACGATCCACTGGCCGATCCACGACTGCGTTAA
- a CDS encoding TssQ family T6SS-associated lipoprotein, which yields MRLTACLTRSALLLSLAACAQPAHKPVAVFSPAAQAELEQIRTHFHDGDYGAVIRQVARSSTLPAAAPSQYSEALKLQAFSFCVRDHVFLCEDRFKQAMAVDPDFALAQAEQGHPTWGPVYAGLQKEQP from the coding sequence ATGCGTTTGACTGCTTGCCTGACTCGTTCCGCCCTGCTTCTGTCGCTGGCCGCCTGCGCCCAGCCCGCGCACAAGCCCGTGGCCGTCTTCAGCCCTGCTGCCCAAGCCGAACTGGAGCAAATCCGCACGCACTTTCACGACGGCGATTACGGTGCCGTCATCCGGCAGGTCGCCCGCTCCAGCACATTGCCCGCCGCCGCGCCGTCTCAGTACAGCGAGGCCCTGAAACTGCAAGCTTTCAGCTTCTGCGTGCGCGACCATGTTTTTCTGTGCGAAGACCGCTTCAAACAAGCGATGGCCGTCGACCCCGACTTCGCCTTGGCCCAGGCCGAACAAGGCCATCCCACCTGGGGACCGGTCTACGCAGGTCTGCAAAAGGAGCAACCATGA
- the tssK gene encoding type VI secretion system baseplate subunit TssK encodes MDKVIWTEGLFLRPQHFQQLERYLEQYAQAGRRATQPFFWGFETLVLDEQALGMGSVALREARGLFPDGTPFDCGPGTAQALGWTAPQVVRPERIMLVLPRCLPGRVDIQFGESGARRARYAVIEQELHDSCGLVPEPCQSQLGRLQPCLLPESEVYEDSVAIAVARVLERRQDRSLVLDPDFIAPVLSVQAHARLHALSADVQALLQARGQALAERLGPGGRGQGDVADMLMLELVNRFRSALWALEQRVHVHPCELYQQWMQLHGALATYTQPSRQPQVWPPYRHDDLAESFLPLVVELRRALSVVLEQQAVSIALEDKGQGVRLAQIADRALLRQAGFVLAVQADLPAQTVRQHFAAQAKLGPVERIRDLVHLQLPGIGLQPLSVAPRALPYHAGFTYFELEKGGELWRQMEQNGALALHLAGDFPGLQLEFWAIRH; translated from the coding sequence ATGGATAAAGTGATCTGGACCGAAGGGCTGTTTTTGCGTCCGCAGCATTTTCAGCAGTTGGAGCGTTACCTGGAGCAGTATGCGCAGGCCGGACGCAGGGCGACCCAGCCTTTTTTCTGGGGGTTCGAGACGTTGGTCTTGGATGAGCAGGCGCTGGGCATGGGCAGCGTGGCCCTGCGCGAAGCCCGTGGCCTGTTTCCCGACGGCACTCCGTTTGACTGCGGGCCGGGTACCGCGCAGGCTCTGGGCTGGACTGCGCCGCAGGTGGTGCGCCCTGAACGGATCATGCTGGTGTTACCGCGCTGCCTGCCTGGGCGGGTGGATATTCAGTTTGGTGAATCAGGCGCGCGGCGCGCGCGTTATGCCGTGATCGAGCAGGAGCTGCACGATAGCTGCGGCCTGGTGCCAGAGCCGTGTCAGTCCCAGTTGGGGCGGTTGCAGCCGTGTCTGTTGCCCGAGTCCGAGGTGTACGAGGACAGTGTTGCGATTGCGGTGGCCCGTGTTTTGGAGCGGCGGCAGGATCGTTCGCTGGTGCTGGACCCGGATTTCATCGCGCCTGTGCTATCCGTGCAGGCCCATGCGCGTCTGCACGCCTTGAGCGCCGATGTGCAGGCTTTGCTGCAAGCCCGTGGCCAGGCGCTGGCCGAACGCCTGGGGCCGGGCGGGCGGGGCCAGGGCGATGTGGCCGACATGCTGATGCTTGAACTGGTCAATCGTTTTAGAAGCGCGTTGTGGGCGTTGGAGCAGCGCGTGCATGTCCACCCCTGCGAGCTGTATCAACAGTGGATGCAGTTGCATGGCGCGTTGGCGACGTACACCCAGCCCTCGCGCCAGCCGCAGGTCTGGCCGCCGTACCGGCACGATGATCTGGCCGAGTCTTTTCTACCTTTAGTGGTGGAGTTGCGCCGTGCGCTATCGGTCGTGCTGGAGCAGCAGGCCGTGTCAATTGCTCTGGAGGACAAGGGCCAGGGAGTGCGGCTGGCCCAGATCGCCGACCGTGCCTTGTTGCGCCAGGCCGGTTTTGTGCTGGCTGTGCAGGCCGATCTGCCGGCACAGACGGTGCGTCAGCATTTTGCCGCCCAGGCCAAGCTGGGACCGGTGGAGCGCATCCGTGATCTGGTGCATTTGCAACTGCCTGGGATCGGTTTGCAGCCTTTGTCGGTTGCGCCACGCGCGTTGCCGTATCACGCCGGGTTTACGTATTTCGAGCTGGAAAAAGGCGGTGAGCTGTGGCGGCAGATGGAGCAGAACGGCGCATTGGCCTTGCATCTGGCGGGTGACTTTCCCGGTTTGCAGCTTGAGTTCTGGGCGATTCGCCACTGA
- a CDS encoding Hcp family type VI secretion system effector: MAVDMFMKIEGASGESKDSNHKDWTDILSFSWGASQPGSMSAGGGGGQGKANFNDLHVLARIDKAAPAVMKHCASGKHLGKVELSVCKAGGEQVEYSKITLEDVLVTSVQLNAEREVESVLVNYSFQAARVKQQYWEQSDRGTKGAETLVAWDIKQNKEA; encoded by the coding sequence GTGGCTGTTGATATGTTCATGAAAATCGAGGGTGCCAGTGGTGAATCCAAGGATTCCAACCATAAGGATTGGACCGATATTCTGTCGTTTTCGTGGGGGGCTTCCCAGCCCGGCAGCATGAGCGCCGGGGGCGGCGGCGGCCAGGGCAAGGCAAATTTTAATGATTTGCATGTGCTGGCCCGCATCGATAAGGCTGCGCCGGCGGTAATGAAACATTGCGCCAGCGGCAAGCACCTGGGCAAGGTGGAGCTGTCGGTGTGCAAGGCCGGGGGCGAACAGGTGGAATATTCCAAAATTACCTTGGAAGATGTGCTGGTGACCTCGGTGCAACTGAATGCCGAGCGCGAGGTGGAAAGCGTGCTGGTCAACTATTCTTTCCAGGCTGCGCGCGTCAAGCAGCAGTACTGGGAGCAATCCGATCGGGGCACCAAGGGCGCGGAAACGCTCGTGGCCTGGGACATCAAGCAGAACAAAGAGGCCTGA
- the tssB gene encoding type VI secretion system contractile sheath small subunit: MSAKSNTGSGQKFLGRNRAPRVQIEYDVELYGAEHRVQLPFVMGVLADLAGHNTDSQPELGERKFLEIDVDNFDDRMKSIAPRLNLQVPNSLSGQGVLGVEVAFDSMDSFSPAQLARQIEPLAHLLQARTQLANLLTYMDGKSGAEELLSRLLQQPELLRALAGRPPQALPTSEPQSGQDNEAQQ, translated from the coding sequence ATGTCTGCGAAATCCAATACTGGCAGCGGCCAGAAGTTTCTGGGCCGCAACCGCGCCCCGCGTGTGCAGATCGAATATGACGTAGAGCTGTATGGTGCCGAGCACCGTGTGCAGCTGCCTTTTGTAATGGGTGTGCTGGCCGATCTGGCTGGACACAACACGGACAGCCAGCCGGAGCTGGGCGAGCGCAAGTTTCTGGAAATCGATGTCGACAATTTTGACGATCGCATGAAATCGATTGCGCCCCGCTTGAACCTGCAAGTTCCCAATAGCCTGAGCGGCCAGGGCGTGCTGGGCGTGGAAGTGGCGTTTGACTCTATGGACAGTTTTTCGCCGGCGCAGTTGGCTCGCCAGATCGAACCGCTGGCCCATTTATTACAAGCACGCACTCAGTTGGCCAATTTGCTGACCTATATGGATGGCAAAAGCGGGGCGGAGGAACTGCTGTCCCGTTTGCTGCAACAACCCGAGCTGCTGCGTGCGTTGGCTGGCCGCCCACCGCAGGCCTTGCCCACGAGCGAACCACAGTCCGGTCAGGACAACGAAGCACAACAATAA
- the tssJ gene encoding type VI secretion system lipoprotein TssJ gives MIASRFLRLPALLMLGLLASCASTSSRVAVPYDMVLTADEQLNPDATGRPSPIQVLVFELRSGSAFEATDFFALQSDPQGALQGDVLNVEQIVLRPGQTHRLRRPGDLQAGAVGVVAGYRQLDASVWRVLLPLPESRTTNIYKFWQASPDAVQVRLQLRKNAIHVLD, from the coding sequence GTGATTGCCAGTCGATTTCTGCGCCTGCCTGCCTTGTTGATGTTAGGGCTGCTGGCATCTTGCGCATCGACCTCCAGTCGTGTGGCAGTGCCTTACGACATGGTCTTGACGGCCGATGAGCAACTGAACCCCGACGCCACAGGGCGGCCTTCTCCGATACAGGTGCTGGTGTTCGAGCTGCGCTCGGGCAGCGCATTCGAGGCCACGGACTTTTTTGCTTTGCAGTCGGACCCTCAAGGAGCGTTGCAGGGCGATGTGCTCAATGTGGAGCAGATTGTGTTGCGTCCTGGCCAGACCCATCGTTTGCGTCGCCCCGGCGACTTGCAGGCGGGCGCTGTCGGCGTGGTGGCGGGGTATAGGCAGCTCGATGCCAGTGTCTGGCGCGTGCTCTTGCCGTTGCCCGAATCGCGCACCACCAATATCTACAAGTTCTGGCAGGCCTCGCCTGATGCTGTTCAGGTTCGTCTGCAACTACGCAAGAACGCCATTCATGTCCTTGATTAA
- the tssG gene encoding type VI secretion system baseplate subunit TssG, whose protein sequence is MNRPSEPTLRSQALLQELGRLIEQWPFGHDLFRVLRAVDALQAQCGRPRLGTAPTPRQEYIRVGQPPALAFAASSVQGAQWQDEVLHLQVQGFGLWGPNGPLPLHMTEYFFQRSRNFNDHAGVAFLDQFHHRLFLLFFRAWSQAQAVCDLEHDQDGFTRWLASLAGTGPVGQQASLPAHAVCFQAPVMVAQAKSAHALQTLLSSHFQLPVTIQENVPVWVTLDEQVQASLGGVCGRLGQDTVLGARVLDVQQTIRIRIGPLGREDYEHFLPGRTGWWQLRSWLALYLGMEWSVQLQLVLRACDQPGLQLGAGLGLGLQTWVGAGGRQDKADLCLFLDSRPCQPPLPPD, encoded by the coding sequence ATGAACAGGCCTTCGGAGCCGACCTTAAGGTCGCAGGCATTGTTGCAGGAGCTGGGACGGCTGATCGAGCAGTGGCCTTTTGGGCACGACTTGTTTCGTGTGCTGCGCGCGGTCGATGCCTTGCAGGCGCAATGTGGCCGGCCCAGGCTGGGCACGGCCCCTACGCCACGCCAGGAATACATACGGGTCGGCCAGCCGCCGGCTCTGGCGTTTGCGGCCTCCAGCGTGCAGGGCGCGCAGTGGCAGGACGAGGTATTGCATTTGCAGGTGCAGGGGTTTGGCCTGTGGGGGCCCAATGGCCCTTTGCCGCTGCACATGACCGAGTATTTTTTTCAGCGTAGCCGCAACTTTAATGACCATGCGGGCGTTGCTTTCCTGGACCAGTTTCATCATCGCCTGTTTCTGTTGTTTTTCCGGGCTTGGTCCCAGGCGCAGGCGGTGTGTGATCTGGAGCACGATCAAGATGGTTTTACCCGCTGGCTGGCCAGTCTGGCGGGCACAGGGCCAGTAGGGCAACAGGCCTCCTTGCCTGCGCATGCCGTGTGTTTTCAGGCACCGGTTATGGTTGCGCAGGCGAAAAGCGCACACGCTTTGCAGACTTTGTTGTCCAGTCATTTTCAATTGCCGGTGACTATTCAGGAAAACGTCCCGGTTTGGGTGACGCTGGATGAGCAGGTGCAGGCCAGCCTGGGCGGGGTCTGCGGGCGTCTGGGTCAGGATACGGTGTTAGGGGCGCGGGTATTGGATGTACAGCAGACCATCCGCATCCGTATCGGCCCTCTGGGCCGCGAGGACTATGAGCATTTTTTGCCTGGGCGGACAGGCTGGTGGCAGTTGCGCTCGTGGCTGGCCTTGTATTTGGGCATGGAGTGGTCGGTGCAGTTGCAACTGGTATTACGAGCCTGCGACCAGCCGGGGTTGCAGCTTGGAGCTGGACTGGGTTTAGGTTTGCAGACTTGGGTGGGGGCGGGAGGGCGGCAAGACAAGGCGGATCTGTGCCTGTTTTTGGACAGCCGCCCCTGCCAACCGCCCCTGCCCCCCGATTAA
- the tssC gene encoding type VI secretion system contractile sheath large subunit: MTSTQILTATDEDTRLDQLSVLLQQQFRPKTEQAQQAVEYAVATLAEQALEQSVTLSDDAYQTIQAVIAQIDRKMTEQINHILHHPEFQRLEGAWRGLHHLVSNTETDELLRIRVMPASKKELARNLKRYKGVAWDQSPLFKKVYEQEYGQFGGEPFGCLVGDYHFDHSPPDVEMLGELARIGAAAHSPFIAGAAPSVMQMESWQELANPRDLTKIFSNTEYAAWQSLRESDDARYLGLAMPRFLARLPYGARTNPVDEFDFEEDTDGANHDRYTWANSAYAMAVNINRSFKHFGWCTAIRGVESGGAVENLPCHTFPTDDGGVDIKCPTEIAISDRREAELAKNGFMPLVHRKNSDFAAFIGAQSLQKPQEYYDADATANARLAARLPYLFACCRFAHYLKCIVRDKIGSFRERDDMERWLNGWIMNYVDGDPTNSSQETKARKPLAAAEVAVQEVPDNPGYYAAKFFLRPHYQLEGLTVSLRLVSRLPSLKGEQS, translated from the coding sequence ATGACATCCACTCAGATATTGACCGCGACCGACGAGGACACCCGGCTGGACCAGCTTTCGGTACTGCTCCAGCAGCAGTTTCGCCCCAAGACCGAGCAGGCCCAGCAGGCGGTGGAATATGCCGTGGCGACCTTGGCCGAACAGGCGCTGGAGCAGTCGGTCACGTTGAGCGACGATGCCTATCAGACGATTCAGGCCGTCATCGCGCAGATCGACCGAAAGATGACCGAGCAGATCAACCACATCCTGCATCACCCGGAGTTTCAGCGCCTGGAAGGAGCCTGGCGGGGCCTGCATCATTTGGTCAGCAATACGGAGACCGACGAATTGTTGCGTATCCGGGTCATGCCGGCGTCCAAGAAGGAGCTGGCGCGTAATCTGAAGCGCTACAAAGGCGTGGCGTGGGATCAAAGTCCTTTGTTCAAGAAAGTGTATGAACAGGAATACGGACAGTTCGGTGGCGAACCTTTCGGCTGCCTGGTGGGCGATTACCACTTTGACCATAGTCCGCCCGATGTGGAAATGCTGGGCGAGCTGGCGCGCATTGGCGCGGCCGCGCACAGCCCTTTTATCGCCGGTGCCGCGCCTTCGGTCATGCAGATGGAGTCTTGGCAGGAGCTGGCCAATCCGCGCGATCTGACCAAGATTTTTTCCAATACTGAATACGCGGCCTGGCAAAGCCTGCGCGAATCGGATGATGCGCGGTATTTGGGGTTGGCCATGCCGCGTTTTCTGGCGCGCTTGCCTTATGGCGCGCGTACCAATCCGGTCGATGAGTTTGACTTCGAGGAAGACACCGACGGGGCCAACCACGACCGTTATACCTGGGCCAACTCAGCCTACGCGATGGCAGTCAATATCAATCGCTCCTTCAAGCACTTTGGCTGGTGCACGGCGATTCGCGGCGTGGAGTCGGGCGGGGCTGTCGAGAACCTGCCTTGCCATACCTTTCCCACCGACGATGGTGGGGTGGATATCAAGTGTCCGACCGAAATCGCCATCAGCGATAGGCGCGAGGCCGAACTGGCCAAGAATGGCTTTATGCCGCTGGTGCATCGGAAAAATTCGGACTTTGCTGCATTTATCGGGGCGCAGTCTTTGCAAAAACCACAGGAATACTACGACGCCGACGCCACGGCCAATGCCCGTTTGGCGGCGCGCCTGCCGTATTTGTTTGCCTGCTGCCGTTTCGCGCACTACCTGAAGTGCATTGTGCGCGACAAGATCGGCTCGTTTCGTGAGCGCGACGATATGGAGCGGTGGCTCAATGGCTGGATCATGAATTATGTGGATGGCGATCCGACCAACTCGTCCCAGGAAACCAAAGCCCGCAAACCGTTGGCGGCGGCCGAAGTGGCCGTGCAGGAGGTGCCGGACAACCCGGGCTATTACGCCGCCAAATTCTTTTTGCGGCCGCATTATCAATTGGAAGGACTGACCGTGTCCTTGCGTCTGGTGTCCCGCCTGCCCTCGCTCAAGGGTGAGCAGAGCTGA